One Pelobates fuscus isolate aPelFus1 chromosome 8, aPelFus1.pri, whole genome shotgun sequence genomic window carries:
- the LOC134571363 gene encoding up-regulator of cell proliferation-like translates to MDSSLASLTINRLRWKLINVFEENTDSLSNYLQSLNPMCLQDSAIINRGEHPHKIDTLLNRLLEQGEPACENFLRYLKDMEPNIPGLHSIIECLPENREKTFDKVLLELNMKDRINAKISLKDILNIGQDNLKDSGHQNIQDVPWRFLRQLLASNVNARNTQYEKSNMKSKVDTNEKLYDNDSDEDDFYQMFIAASDAEIQLSCYIHPLDVLCVLLHCSDHFLHQDIVSKLSVCQLAVPLLLPAGDGQHCTLMLWAMRDIVKRWKPHSLADSKGSMEGNVVNIPMPTFSFVRLGKNKLSKSKIMNHILSPAQHYHDFFIHKNMDGGNTERTISNGLVEMSWYFPSGSKSSDIFPEPIAVTNLRGDLESNWTQFIFLSRVSSAVFIFTESVGEREFRLLSNCYNKDTEYYFIITLSPGEDVEMKETIQNLKKLKTILEFENTNMIIIKKEVNDPTIANIITCRIIQYLNCSARKITIENMEKQISGLGIYVCEHSTECCTAREHAGKITEEIKNVVQYKKETMCLQGDPWKQISKIEKEMCRMKNQGSMDVEEYRCELISQRMSLQEKQYAHDLPSGITLFINAIMTSSYSEKHTFLKWMKFKLDDLSRKSVSVLQDEYNLMCKKTTKENKEELKELDWKISESSLGIEHFLREMSQFYEAECSMFKEKKIQKKMRKFTNLPGMAADLLLDGFPLELINGDNSNIALQWITDVLTELDTKTGGQCRMRVITVLGVQSTGKSTLLNTMFGLQFPVASGRCTRGAFVTFIEVKENVREEMGCDFILVIDTEGLKAPELASLEDSYEHDNELATLVVGLSDITIINMAMENTAEITDILQMVTHAFLRINQIGKKPNCQFVHQNASAVSADQTTLRDKNKLLEQLDAMTKTAANIEAKSEIAEFRDVIDYDLEKDNWHIPGLWYGVLPMASVSSGYSEKVSDLKKHLFELIKSRKNLTSPPNIKEFIEWIKSLWNAVKHEKFIFSFRNSLVAEAYNKLSIQFSQWEWDFTKAVHSWVINTETRIRIQSADTLQTETFTSSLNELHQILYEEERKLCKTVKAYFENKNENVQLIEKYKGDFILSTHFLKNELERYAIKKYEEAFNIQKGKSEVQRIDKLCQEEIEKKVQELLETCKMKKCQFNDTQLKEEFETMWKKTISNLQIETLKKHNVTKSIIYHLHRNMSKKGPTINEKLLGMNTLEENGETFLHLDGKPKEGHLSLLNHIKSELTEKHHEGETSQFLDSLIDMCDSYVAQKVKTEHTNYHDTYCQELLHLIDNKLHNEYGKCHITYLLELDIKLYLLGRAAPAFQEMRKKFIQENKPNISLEELKPSYLSTFISIFQEKEISQQKAEDFCNFCLKPALTEYIYRHLGKEIVDDRVKGCDNILLNSRSRFHAAVMADLLEKDEFGQYVKYIESYKSFLENWLLKYLCDKYRDSNVLQTLQTQMLSSIVLKIENVVKNESLLKSKTSQAFLENIRKELESELIILQTDVINFGNNSDVFQFSGDIQKYLPETKEQILSEVNCLDVQSILSKVTLNPVNEILRKVIGCEKQCPFCKVPCEAGGSAHKEHFASIHRPQGLGRYRDLETNILVKSICSTNVASERIFRNNDTKEKLHPFKEYRKIYPDWSIQPDPSIESSDYWRYVFAKFNEQFAAEFDAKPAKMPDGWKQLDKEKALESLKGHLAP, encoded by the coding sequence ATAGAGAAAAGACATTTGATAAAGTCTTGTTGGAGCTGAATATGAAAGACCGTATAAATGCAAAGATTTCTTTAAAGGACATCTTGAACATTGGGCAGGATAATTTAAAGGACTCTGGCCATCAGAATATACAAGATGTTCCCTGGCGGTTCCTAAGACAACTCTTGGCCTCAAATGTGAATGCCAGGAACACTCAATATGAAAAGTCAAATATGAAATCAAAAGTAGATACCAATGAAAAGCTTTATGATAATGATTCTGATGAAGATGATTTCTACCAGATGTTTATTGCAGCAAGTGATGCTGAAATTCAACTGTCATGCTATATCCACCCCCTGGATGTCCTGTGTGTTCTCCTGCATTGTTCAGATCATTTTTTACATCAGGACATTGTATCAAAACTGTCCGTGTGCCAGCTTGCTGTCCCTTTACTGCTCCCTGCTGGTGATGGCCAGCACTGCACCCTCATGTTATGGGCAATGAGAGATATTGTGAAGAGGTGGAAACCCCACTCATTAGCAGACAGTAAAGGGTCTATGGAAGGAAATGTGGTGAATATCCCCATGCCGACCTTCTCTTTTGTCAGACTGGGGAAAAACAAATTATCCAAATCTAAAATAATGAATCATATTCTCAGTCCAGCTCAGCATTATCATGACTTTTTCATACATAAGAACATGGATGGAGGGAATACTGAGAGGACAATATCTAATGGATTGGTGGAAATGTCCTGGTATTTTCCTTCTGGTAGTAAAAGTTCTGACATTTTCCCAGAGCCGATTGCAGTGACCAACCTACGAGGAGATCTGGAGTCTAACTGGACACAATTCATTTTCTTATCCCGGGTCTCATCAGCTGTGTTTATATTTACTGAGAGCGTCGGGGAGAGAGAATTTAGACTGTTATCAAACTGCTACAACAAAGACACAGAGTATTATTTCATCATCACTCTGAGTCCTGGGGAAGATGTAGAGATGAAAGAGACAATTCAGAACCTGAAAAAATTGAAAACCATACTAGAATTTGAAAATACtaatatgataataataaaaaaagaagtcAATGATCCTACAATTGCAAACATCATTACATGCAGAATTATTCAATATTTAAACTGTTCTGCAAGAAAAATAACAATTGAAAATATGGAAAAACAGATCAGTGGACTAGGTATCTATGTATGTGAACATTCTACAGAGTGCTGTACAGCCAGAGAGCATGCTGGGAAAATAACTGAAGAGATAAAAAATGTTGTTCAGTATAAGAAGGAAACAATGTGTCTCCAGGGAGATCCCTGGAAACAAATATCTAAAATAGAAAAAGAGATGTGTAGAATGAAAAACCAAGGCTCAATGGATGTGGAAGAATACCGGTGTGAGCTTATATCCCAGCGAATGTCATTACAGGAGAAGCAATATGCACATGACCTTCCCAGCGGCATAACATTGTTTATTAATGCTATTATGACGTCATCTTATtcagaaaaacatacatttttgaaGTGGATGAAGTTTAAGCTTGATGATCTTTCTAGAAAAAGTGTATCTGTTTTACAGGATGAATACAATTTAATGTGCAAGaaaacaacaaaagaaaataagGAAGAGCTAAAAGAGCTAGATTGGAAAATATCAGAGAGCTCTTTGGGAATTGAACATTTCCTGCGTGAGATGTCACAGTTCTATGAGGCTGAATGTTccatgtttaaagaaaaaaaaattcagaaaaaaatgagaaaatttACCAATCTCCCAGGAATGGCTGCTGATCTCCTGCTGGATGGGTTCCCATTGGAGCTGATTAATGGTGACAATTCCAATATTGCTTTGCAGTGGATAACTGATGTCCTGACTGAGCTGGACACCAAGACAGGAGGACAATGCAGAATGAGAGTGATCACCGTGCTGGGAGTTCAGAGTACGGGGAAATCCACCCTTCTGAACACCATGTTTGGTTTGCAGTTCCCGGTGGCCAGTGGGCGATGCACACGAGGGGCTTTTGTGACATTTATTGAAGTAAAAGAGAATGTTCGGGAGGAAATGGGCTGTGACTTTATTCTGGTGATTGACACGGAAGGTCTGAAAGCTCCTGAATTGGCTTCTCTGGAGGACAGTTATGAACATGACAATGAGCTGGCAACGCTAGTGGTTGGGCTGAGTGATATCACCATAATTAACATGGCCATGGAGAACACAGCAGAAATAACAGATATTTTGCAGATGGTTACTCATGCTTTTCTTAGGATTAATCAAATTGGGAAGAAACCCAACTGTCAGTTTGTACATCAGAACGCAAGTGCTGTGTCAGCAGATCAAACAACCCTACGagataaaaataaacttttgGAACAGTTGGATGCGATGACTAAAACTGCAGCAAACATTGAAGCAAAAAGTGAAATTGCAGAATTTAGGGATGTGATCGACTATGATCTTGAGAAAGACAACTGGCACATTCCTGGCTTGTGGTATGGAGTCCTTCCAATGGCTTCAGTGAGCTCTGGCTACAGTGAGAAAGTGTCAGATTTGAAAAAGCATTTAtttgaattaatcaaatcacgTAAAAATTTAACAAGTCCTCCTAACATCAAAGAATTTATTGAATGGATAAAAAGTTTGTGGAACGCAGTGAAACATGAGAAGTTTATCTTCAGTTTCAGGAACAGTCTGGTGGCCGAAGCTTATAACAAGTTGTCCATACAGTTCTCTCAATGGGAATGGGACTTTACCAAAGCCGTGCACAGCTGGGTGATTAACACAGAGACACGGATTAGAATTCAGTCAGCAGATACATTACAGACAGAAACATTTACATCTAGTTTGAACGAACTACACCAGATTCTGTATGAGGAAGAAAGGAAACTGTGTAAAACAGTAAAAGCatattttgaaaacaaaaatgaaaatgtgcAACTCATAGAAAAATACAAAGGAGATTTTATCCTGAGTACCCATTTCCTAAAAAATGAACTTGAAAGATATGCAATTAAAAAGTATGAAGAGGCGTTCAATATTCAGAAAGGGAAGTCTGAGGTACAGCGTATTGACAAGCTATGTCAGGAAGAGATTGAAAAGAAAGTACAAGAACTTTTGGAGAcctgcaaaatgaaaaaatgtcagTTCAACGACACACAATTAAAAGAGGAATTTGAGACTATGTGGAAGAAGACAATCTCAAATTTACAGATTGAGACTCTGAAAAAGCACAATGTAACTAAATCAATTATATACCATCTACACCGTAATATGAGCAAAAAAGGGCCCacaataaatgaaaaattgcTAGGAATGAATACTTTAGAAGAAAATGGAGAAACATTTTTGCATCTGGATGGTAAACCCAAGGAGGGCCATTTGTCCTTACTAAACCACATTAAAAGTGAGCTTACTGAGAAACATCATGAAGGTGAAACGTCACAATTCCTTGATTCTCTAATAGATATGTGCGATAGTTATGTTGCACAGAAGGTCAAAACAGAACATACAAATTATCATGACACCTACTGTCAGGAATTGTTACACTTGATTGACAATAAACTTCACAATGAATATGGTAAGTGTCACATTACCTATTTACTTGAGTTAGACATCAAACTTTACCTCTTGGGAAGAGCTGCTCCAGCATTTCAGGAGATGCGTAAGAAATTTATCCAAGAAAACAAACCAAATATCAGCCTTGAAGAATTAAAACCTAGCTATTTATCAACATTTATCAGTATCTTCCAAGAAAAAGAGATAAGTCAACAGAAAGCAGAAGACTTTTGCAATTTCTGCTTGAAGCCAGCTTTAACTGAATACATTTACCGACATCTTGGGAAAGAAATTGTGGATGACCGTGTAAAAGGTTGTGACAATATTTTATTGAATAGCCGGTCCCGTTTTCATGCTGCTGTAATGGCAGATCTGTTGGAAAAGGACGAGTTTGGGCAATATGTTAAATATATTGAGTCATATAAAAGCTTTTTGGAAAACTGGTTGTTAAAATATCTATGTGACAAATATAGAGATTCTAATGTactgcaaacattacaaacacaaaTGTTGAGTTCTATAGttctaaaaatagaaaatgttgtTAAAAATGAATCTTTGCTAAAAAGTAAAACTAGTCAAGCTTTTTTAGAGAATATTCGTAAGGAGTTAGAAAGTGAATTAATTATTTTACAAACTGATGTAATTAATTTTGGGAACAACTCAGATGTTTTCCAGTTTTCTGGTGACATTCAGAAATATTTGCCAGAAACAAAAGAACAAATCCTCTCAGAAGTGAATTGCCTGGATGTTCAATCCATTCTCTCCAAGGTCACATTGAATCCGGTGAATGAAATATTGCGGAAGGTGATCGGATGTGAGAAGCAGTGTCCGTTCTGTAAAGTCCCCTGTGAGGCCGGAGGTTCAGCTCACAAGGAGCACTTTGCATCCATTCACAGACCTCAAGGACTTGGAAGATACAGAGACTTAGAAACCAACATTTTAGTTAAATCCATATGCTCTACTAATGTTGCATCTGAAAGAATATTTCGCAATAATGATACAAAAGAGAAATTGCACCCATTCAAAGAATATCGTAAAATATATCCAGACTGGTCCATCCAACCTGACCCCAGCATTGAGTCCTCTGATTACTGGAGATATGTATTTGCAAAGTTTAATGAACAGTTTGCAGCAGAATTTGATGCCAAGCCGGCTAAAATGCCAGATGGATGGAAACAGTTAGACAAAGAAAAAGCTCTTGAAAGTCTTAAAGGACATTTAGCTCCATGA